In one Amaranthus tricolor cultivar Red isolate AtriRed21 chromosome 8, ASM2621246v1, whole genome shotgun sequence genomic region, the following are encoded:
- the LOC130820521 gene encoding protein trichome berefringence-like 7, with protein sequence MKILSRNTSSSKSTSNGKNAAPIRSPRVILHRNISNGLRRDNLASRNLLILIYIGPLIIFCLGITCGYLYIFPNLEQAFYQDAASSRVCDFFDGSWVLDDRYPLYNSSECPFTEQGFNCLDNGRKDKNYLKWRWKPKNCDIPIFNASRTLKRLQGKRIVFVGDSMSRTQWESLVCLLMTGVEDKRSVYEVKGRNITKTTRHLAVRFRSLNLSVEFYRSVFLVQPGMVPKHSPKRVKSTLKLDVLDDISKEWVDSDALIFNSGHWWIPSKLYEAGCYFQLGGSLKLGESITSAYKKAMSTWASWVEALVNSNKTHVFFRTFEPSHWSKQSRTHCKVIQVPESDDDNIQQSPFSDIVTDIVKRMNIPVTMLQITSMSASRGDAHVGNWSDHKSFTDCSHWCLPGVPDFWNEILLHYLFLH encoded by the exons ATGAAAATTTTGAGTAGGAACACATCTTCTAGTAAGAGTACTTCTAATGGGAAGAATGCTGCTCCCATTCGTAGTCCAAGGGTTATTCTCCATAGAAACATCTCGAATGGACTTCGTCGAGATAATCTGGCATCCAGGAATCTGCTTATTCTTATCTACATTGGACCCTTGATTATCTTTTGCTTAGGAATAACTTGTGGGTATCTCTATATTTTCCCTAATCTTGAGCAAGCATTTTATCAAGATGCGGCTTCCTCGAGAGTGTGTGATTTCTTTGATGGGAGTTGGGTATTGGATGATAGGTATCCTCTATACAACTCTTCTGAGTGTCCTTTTACTGAACAAGGTTTCAATTGCTTGGATAATGGGAGGAAGGATAAAAATTACCTTAAATGGAGATGGAAGCCTAAAAATTGCGATATTCCGATATTCAATGCTTCAAGGACATTGAAAAGGCTTCAAGGTAAAAGGATTGTGTTCGTAGGAGATTCTATGAGTAGGACACAATGGGAGTCTCTTGTATGCCTGCTTATGACCGGAGTGGAAGACAAGAGAAGTGTTTATGAAGTTAAGGGACGGAACATTACGAAAACCACAAGACACTTGGCTGTTCGCTTTCGTTCCTTGAACTTATCCGTGGAGTTCTACCGCTCAGTGTTCCTGGTCCAACCAGGTATGGTACCGAAGCATTCGCCAAAGAGAGTCAAGTCAACGCTCAAGCTAGACGTATTGGATGATATTAGTAAGGAATGGGTTGATTCTGatgctttaatatttaattcagGACATTGGTGGATACCATCGAAATTATATGAAGC GGGTTGCTATTTTCAGTTAGGTGGTTCACTGAAGCTTGGGGAATCAATTACTTCTGCCTACAAAAAAGCTATGTCCACCTGGGCTTCTTGGGTGGAAGCTTTAGTGAATTCAAATAAAACGCATGTTTTCTTCCGTACTTTTGAACCATCTCACTGGAG TAAACAGTCCAGGACACATTGCAAGGTGATTCAAGTTCCAGAATCAGATGATGATAATATTCAACAGAGCCCATTCTCAGATATTGTAACTGATATAGTAAAGAGGATGAACATTCCTGTCACTATGTTGCAGATCACTTCCATGTCGGCTTCTAGGGGTGATGCACATGTTGGTAACTGGAGTGACCATAAATCTTTTACCGACTGTAGCCACTGGTGTCTGCCTGGAGTACCTGACTTTTGGAATGAAATTTTACTACATTACCTTTTCTTGCACTAG